In the Enterococcus saigonensis genome, one interval contains:
- a CDS encoding metallophosphoesterase — translation MGKLAVVSDLHADINRLASEDLAQLLFVLKEKKADRLHFAGDLANKVEKAQAIVAYFEQYLPTTFNWGNHEMADLSGEEIEDYSNPAFLNQKTLALNHKTVLVGYNGWYDYRFSTLQDKKKIAAVKRLYWYDRVIKRDGSDPEVEEHLRSRLKILLDGLKKNDKEVILATHFVPKKEFIVYQTDPKLQRWNELNAFLGSAKLGTFLDRYDNIKQVVFGHTHRRFEDKKINGTRYSCRPFGYFFEWQLTREFVLENKFVNEYNPMKLRGVLKTHEAQFKEYQKLYLKSEFEQAVTIIDY, via the coding sequence ATGGGAAAATTAGCGGTTGTTAGTGACCTCCATGCTGATATTAATCGGTTGGCGTCGGAGGATTTAGCACAACTATTGTTCGTTTTAAAAGAAAAGAAAGCAGATCGGCTCCACTTTGCCGGTGATTTAGCCAATAAAGTAGAAAAAGCGCAAGCAATTGTAGCGTATTTTGAACAGTATTTACCGACTACATTTAATTGGGGCAATCACGAAATGGCTGATTTATCAGGTGAGGAAATAGAAGATTATTCAAATCCAGCTTTTTTAAATCAAAAAACTTTGGCTTTAAACCATAAAACGGTCTTAGTGGGCTACAATGGATGGTATGATTATCGCTTTTCAACATTACAAGATAAAAAGAAAATTGCGGCTGTGAAACGACTCTATTGGTATGATCGCGTCATTAAACGAGACGGCAGTGATCCGGAGGTAGAGGAGCACTTGCGAAGTCGGTTAAAAATTCTCTTGGATGGCTTAAAAAAAAACGATAAAGAAGTAATTTTAGCAACCCATTTTGTACCGAAAAAAGAATTTATTGTGTACCAAACTGATCCGAAATTACAACGTTGGAATGAATTAAATGCGTTTTTAGGTTCGGCAAAATTAGGAACGTTTTTGGACCGATATGATAATATTAAACAAGTGGTTTTTGGTCATACCCATCGTCGTTTTGAGGATAAAAAAATAAACGGGACGCGCTATAGTTGTCGTCCTTTTGGCTATTTTTTTGAATGGCAGCTAACCCGGGAATTTGTTTTGGAAAATAAATTTGTGAATGAATATAACCCTATGAAATTACGGGGAGTATTAAAAACACACGAAGCTCAGTTTAAAGAATATCAAAAGCTATATTTGAAAAGCGAATTTGAGCAAGCCGTTACGATTATTGATTATTAA
- a CDS encoding iron-sulfur cluster biosynthesis family protein: MQLSIDTEVVALLRAKMQPGDVIYLDFEDGDGPFANTGLSCRLDLNFRLIITPINYLASGLDVYNETLVTAIGPLKIKKSSERYLEENTRLTVNKALQTLQLKGDSGILANNIPILRIDKVIAGGSDGKISGC, encoded by the coding sequence ATGCAACTTTCAATTGATACTGAAGTGGTAGCATTACTCCGTGCTAAAATGCAACCAGGAGATGTAATTTATTTGGATTTTGAAGATGGGGATGGACCATTTGCCAATACAGGATTGAGCTGTCGGTTGGATTTGAACTTTCGTCTTATCATTACGCCAATAAATTATTTGGCCAGCGGACTTGATGTGTACAATGAAACCTTAGTAACGGCGATTGGACCGCTAAAAATTAAAAAAAGTTCAGAGCGTTATTTGGAAGAAAATACGCGTCTAACAGTAAATAAAGCTCTCCAGACATTGCAACTAAAAGGGGATAGTGGCATTTTAGCAAATAATATTCCTATCTTACGAATTGACAAAGTAATTGCAGGTGGTAGTGATGGGAAAATTAGCGGTTGTTAG